A part of Paenibacillus sp. sptzw28 genomic DNA contains:
- a CDS encoding response regulator, translated as MINIMIVEDEAPIQRSIKSAVEASGGNFKVIATAYNAQEALDLLQNEKPDIIISDIRMPVMDGIALTEIVRATNPQIEMILLSGYEEFDYARKAMTLGVRHYLLKPVSRTQIKELLDAVCFEMLGKRRELYAQYAASLVYGKLLSVIPFQQQELYESHIFFLCCAGPFPTFSFEDDIPGKVYWEQNDLQPILRETMRGNGDFAVINGKTVSERIVILSFFQNRQTGSEEEWLAAITARLGTQLHVSVVSSGYYSNLEDTASISQTARSMLYKHILFGAPVRLFIKDAQPPVFEVESDPSMERKLAAALERENINLFKAEIQLLLAKWKQRPLRQNILERKLQRILTLLSQHTGKAAYYTGEMLEIDVNQMVLQSKDYQAIFNYTCTIIDFLSFYNKNDKGERENDKLAEKIEQFLLEHYTEQINHQTLSERFGLVPSYLSKVFIKYKGLSPAKYIVRLRIETAKKLLVEHPGWLAKDIAELVGYPDPNYFSRIFKRETGMYPSQYREQKGEIMV; from the coding sequence ATGATTAACATCATGATAGTCGAAGACGAAGCGCCTATTCAACGCAGTATTAAATCGGCGGTCGAAGCCTCAGGCGGCAATTTCAAAGTAATTGCGACGGCATATAATGCTCAAGAAGCGCTTGACCTTTTGCAGAATGAGAAGCCGGATATTATTATTTCGGATATACGGATGCCGGTGATGGACGGCATCGCTTTGACAGAGATTGTCCGGGCAACGAATCCTCAAATTGAAATGATTTTGTTAAGCGGATACGAGGAATTCGACTATGCCAGGAAAGCGATGACGCTTGGCGTGAGACACTATCTCTTGAAGCCGGTATCCCGCACGCAAATAAAAGAACTGCTCGATGCCGTTTGTTTTGAAATGTTAGGGAAACGAAGGGAATTATACGCACAGTATGCCGCTTCTCTTGTCTATGGCAAATTGTTATCGGTGATCCCTTTCCAGCAGCAGGAACTTTATGAGTCGCATATTTTCTTCTTATGCTGCGCAGGGCCGTTTCCTACTTTTTCGTTCGAAGACGATATTCCCGGAAAAGTATACTGGGAACAAAACGATTTGCAGCCGATTTTGCGTGAGACTATGAGGGGGAACGGCGATTTTGCCGTTATCAATGGGAAAACCGTTTCGGAGCGAATCGTTATACTGTCTTTTTTTCAAAACAGACAGACGGGAAGCGAAGAGGAATGGTTGGCTGCCATTACGGCTCGTTTGGGAACTCAGCTGCATGTATCCGTCGTCTCCAGCGGATATTATTCCAACCTGGAAGATACGGCGTCGATTTCGCAAACTGCCCGTTCCATGCTGTATAAACATATTTTATTCGGCGCTCCAGTCCGTTTATTTATAAAGGATGCCCAGCCGCCGGTCTTCGAAGTGGAATCCGATCCGTCTATGGAACGGAAGCTCGCAGCGGCTTTGGAGCGGGAAAACATCAATCTGTTCAAGGCAGAGATTCAATTACTGCTTGCAAAATGGAAGCAAAGACCTCTGAGGCAGAACATTCTGGAAAGAAAGCTGCAGCGAATTTTAACGCTCCTATCCCAGCATACGGGGAAAGCTGCTTATTACACCGGCGAAATGCTCGAAATCGATGTGAACCAGATGGTCCTGCAATCAAAGGATTACCAAGCAATTTTCAATTATACGTGCACAATTATTGACTTCCTCTCCTTTTATAACAAGAACGATAAAGGCGAGAGGGAGAACGATAAATTGGCGGAAAAAATCGAACAGTTTCTGCTGGAACATTACACAGAGCAAATTAATCATCAAACGCTGTCTGAGAGATTCGGTCTTGTGCCTTCTTACCTGAGTAAAGTTTTCATCAAATACAAAGGGCTCTCGCCCGCCAAATATATCGTGAGGCTCCGAATCGAGACGGCCAAGAAACTATTGGTGGAACATCCGGGTTGGCTCGCCAAAGATATTGCAGAACTCGTCGGGTATCCTGACCCAAACTATTTCAGCCGGATTTTCAAACGTGAAACAGGAATGTATCCATCCCAGTATCGGGAACAAAAAGGAGAAATCATGGTCTGA
- a CDS encoding sensor histidine kinase — protein MIITFAGFYLYMSSYLENQSAKTLEQLTVKIAEQIDYLYSEMNHISLQIIHTPQLMNTMRKASQSKDNENYFAEHTETARIAKGYLDSFNGPDLKVSRISMYNNHGDYVSLGLLPDNSSDIRARLQRKSSKADVLPGNENIRLTGPHADVWSGDGRRFVSFYREIRDVSKSYGIIEVQQNASKFEDILQFPNMGNKEVFVFDKDGLLVLENAKAHSGQLMTMSQMIGGKSAVLDHGFLARQDYIFSYRKASLSQWSIVLVEPKSEFLSPITAIGKLIAAVTITVTALNIIMIFLTSKQLTKPFRKLHSSIRNVSLNNLLIEVEDTSNEIILMNRTFNSMFERLKESMEQIDQARTREMRARLKSLDTQMDPHFLYNVLAVIGAAGEQAGVDKVMDLCGKLSGMLRYSSRNLDGDTLVRDEMNYAQHYLDLMKERYEDHFQYRLEMEEEALPFKVPRLIFQPLIENCFRHAFQKSCPPWVLHVSVKQTSEYEWLFEVKDWGDGFDPEILKRLQLRVESDLISGEAALETEKQLQGNAGGVGLLNTLIRTRLFYGGRAFYEIASNEPAGTIVRIGVTRND, from the coding sequence ATGATCATCACATTTGCCGGGTTCTATTTATACATGTCCAGCTATTTGGAGAACCAGTCGGCCAAAACCCTGGAACAATTGACGGTTAAGATCGCGGAGCAAATTGATTATTTGTATAGTGAAATGAATCACATTTCGCTCCAAATCATTCACACACCCCAGCTTATGAACACTATGAGAAAAGCAAGCCAGTCTAAAGACAATGAAAATTACTTTGCAGAGCACACGGAAACGGCGCGAATTGCAAAGGGTTATCTGGACTCCTTTAACGGCCCGGATTTAAAGGTATCCCGCATCAGTATGTATAATAACCATGGCGATTATGTAAGCTTGGGGTTACTTCCTGATAATTCAAGCGATATCCGTGCACGGCTCCAAAGAAAATCGTCCAAGGCCGATGTATTACCCGGAAACGAAAACATTCGACTAACCGGCCCTCATGCCGATGTGTGGTCCGGGGACGGTCGACGGTTTGTGTCGTTCTATCGGGAGATTCGCGATGTTTCGAAATCATATGGAATAATCGAAGTGCAGCAAAACGCTTCGAAATTTGAAGATATTTTACAGTTCCCCAATATGGGAAACAAGGAAGTGTTCGTGTTCGACAAGGACGGCTTGTTGGTTTTAGAAAACGCTAAAGCGCATTCCGGGCAACTGATGACCATGAGTCAAATGATTGGCGGCAAATCCGCCGTCTTGGATCATGGATTTCTTGCCCGGCAGGATTATATTTTCAGTTACCGGAAGGCTTCTTTAAGCCAATGGAGTATTGTCCTGGTAGAGCCAAAGAGCGAATTTCTCTCACCAATAACAGCGATAGGAAAACTAATCGCAGCAGTAACGATAACGGTCACTGCCCTCAACATTATCATGATCTTTCTGACCAGCAAACAGCTTACCAAGCCTTTTCGGAAGCTGCATTCTTCGATCAGGAATGTGAGTTTAAACAATCTTTTAATTGAAGTCGAGGACACTTCAAACGAAATCATTCTCATGAACAGGACATTCAACAGCATGTTCGAACGATTGAAAGAATCGATGGAACAGATTGATCAAGCGCGTACGAGGGAAATGAGAGCGCGTTTGAAGTCCCTGGACACACAAATGGATCCGCACTTTTTATATAACGTTCTGGCGGTAATCGGCGCAGCCGGCGAGCAGGCAGGTGTGGATAAAGTAATGGACTTGTGCGGAAAACTCTCGGGAATGCTGAGATATAGTTCGAGAAATCTTGACGGTGACACTTTAGTGCGTGATGAAATGAACTATGCCCAGCATTATTTGGATTTAATGAAAGAAAGATACGAAGATCACTTTCAATACCGGCTTGAAATGGAGGAGGAAGCGCTGCCTTTCAAGGTGCCCCGCTTGATTTTTCAACCTCTCATTGAAAACTGTTTTCGTCATGCTTTTCAGAAAAGCTGTCCGCCGTGGGTTCTTCATGTTTCGGTCAAGCAGACAAGCGAATACGAGTGGCTGTTCGAAGTGAAGGATTGGGGTGACGGTTTTGACCCGGAAATTTTGAAGCGGCTGCAGCTGAGAGTGGAATCCGATCTAATATCCGGCGAAGCTGCTTTAGAAACAGAGAAACAATTACAAGGGAATGCCGGGGGAGTAGGTCTTCTGAATACATTGATCCGTACAAGGCTTTTTTACGGCGGACGTGCATTTTACGAGATTGCTTCTAACGAACCGGCCGGGACAATCGTTCGAATTGGAGTGACGCGAAATGATTAA
- a CDS encoding ABC transporter ATP-binding protein has protein sequence MTNGGTPLVEIEHLSKFFSVGKGRTLKAVDDLSFTIRQGEMLGMVGESGCGKSTAGRTMVRLYEPTAGQVRFEGRNIYDLRGNKLKALRRDIQMVFQDPYASLNPRWTVENLIAEPLDIHGLAGSSKERRLKVERLLERVGLSASHVKRYPHEFSGGQRQRIGIARALAVDPRFIVCDEPISALDVSIQAQIVNLLKDLQRSNKLTYLFIAHNLAMVKHISDRVAVMYLGKMVELAESDELYANPRHPYTIALLASIPIPDPDVEASRERVTLKGEMPSPVDPPSGCAFRTRCPAAAQRCAEETPAFREVGSGHWAACHYA, from the coding sequence ATGACAAATGGCGGAACTCCGCTTGTAGAAATCGAGCACTTAAGTAAATTTTTTAGCGTAGGCAAAGGGAGAACGCTTAAAGCGGTCGATGATCTATCGTTCACCATCCGGCAGGGGGAGATGCTCGGTATGGTCGGCGAATCCGGCTGCGGTAAATCGACGGCGGGACGAACGATGGTCCGGCTGTATGAGCCTACGGCAGGTCAAGTCCGTTTCGAAGGACGGAATATATACGATTTGCGCGGAAACAAGCTGAAGGCGCTTCGTCGGGACATTCAGATGGTGTTTCAGGATCCCTACGCTTCTCTGAATCCCCGTTGGACTGTAGAGAACCTTATAGCCGAGCCGCTGGACATTCACGGTTTGGCGGGCAGCAGCAAGGAGCGGCGTCTGAAAGTCGAGAGGCTGCTGGAGCGGGTAGGGCTCAGCGCCTCCCATGTAAAGCGCTACCCTCACGAATTCTCGGGCGGTCAGCGGCAGCGGATCGGCATTGCCCGGGCGCTGGCGGTTGATCCGCGATTCATCGTCTGCGATGAGCCGATCTCCGCGCTCGACGTTTCCATACAGGCGCAGATTGTTAATCTGCTTAAAGATTTACAGCGTTCAAATAAGCTCACTTACCTGTTCATTGCTCATAATCTTGCAATGGTCAAGCATATCAGCGACCGGGTGGCGGTCATGTACCTCGGTAAAATGGTGGAGCTCGCCGAGAGTGACGAATTGTATGCGAACCCACGGCATCCTTATACGATCGCGCTGCTCGCGTCCATTCCGATTCCCGATCCTGACGTGGAAGCAAGCAGGGAACGGGTCACCCTTAAGGGAGAGATGCCGAGTCCGGTCGATCCGCCCAGCGGCTGCGCATTCCGTACCCGCTGTCCTGCGGCAGCGCAGCGGTGCGCGGAAGAGACGCCGGCGTTCCGTGAAGTCGGCTCAGGACACTGGGCTGCGTGCCACTACGCATAG
- a CDS encoding ABC transporter ATP-binding protein — protein sequence MEPILQINDLHISFRKGGGEVQAVRGVGFHVNRGEAVAIVGESGSGKSVTAQSIMRLIPSPPGFIKQGSITFKGEQLLMKSEKEMEAVRGKDIGMIFQDPMTSLNPTMTIGRQIAEVLIRHRGLSKNDARKRAVEMLGLVGLSNPESRYDQYPHEFSGGMRQRAMIAIALACDPALLIADEPTTALDVTIQAQILSLMRDLQHRFGTSIILITHDLGIVADLCDRIIVMYAGKVVEVGEKREIFRNPQHPYTKGLMRSLPRLDRSKDEALVPIEGAPPNMANPPAGCAFCDRCGYAMEICAEQDAAMYAHSDSHESKCWLHFRPE from the coding sequence ATGGAACCGATTCTTCAGATAAACGATTTGCACATCTCCTTCCGTAAAGGGGGCGGAGAGGTTCAGGCGGTACGCGGCGTTGGCTTTCATGTCAATAGGGGTGAGGCGGTCGCGATCGTCGGTGAGTCAGGCAGCGGGAAAAGCGTAACGGCGCAGTCCATCATGCGGCTCATTCCTTCACCGCCCGGATTCATTAAACAAGGCTCGATTACGTTCAAAGGCGAACAGCTGCTGATGAAATCGGAGAAAGAGATGGAAGCCGTTCGCGGGAAGGATATCGGGATGATATTCCAGGATCCCATGACTTCCCTGAATCCGACGATGACGATCGGGCGTCAAATTGCCGAGGTGCTCATCCGGCACCGGGGACTAAGCAAGAACGATGCCCGGAAGCGTGCGGTCGAAATGCTCGGGCTTGTCGGTCTGTCGAACCCTGAATCCAGATATGATCAGTATCCGCACGAGTTCTCGGGAGGAATGCGGCAGCGGGCGATGATTGCCATTGCGCTCGCATGCGATCCCGCCCTGCTTATTGCGGATGAACCGACGACGGCGCTGGATGTCACGATTCAGGCGCAAATACTGAGCCTGATGAGAGATTTGCAGCACCGGTTCGGCACCTCCATTATTCTCATCACGCATGATCTTGGAATTGTAGCCGATTTATGCGACCGCATCATTGTGATGTACGCCGGTAAAGTGGTCGAGGTTGGAGAGAAACGCGAGATCTTCCGAAATCCGCAGCATCCTTATACGAAGGGGCTGATGCGTTCGCTCCCCCGGCTTGACCGCAGCAAAGACGAGGCTTTGGTACCTATTGAGGGTGCTCCGCCTAATATGGCCAATCCGCCTGCGGGGTGCGCATTCTGCGACCGCTGCGGCTATGCGATGGAAATATGCGCCGAGCAGGATGCGGCTATGTATGCACACAGCGATTCGCACGAATCCAAGTGCTGGCTTCATTTTCGGCCGGAATAA
- a CDS encoding ABC transporter permease produces the protein MQPADMSRQVADPGKFVRLGRKRNLAELATPQGRSAWYDVWLRIRRSRSAMICLVILVLLFILAIIGPMLTPFNYYSNDLNHINEAPSSTHWFGTDTLGRDMFERTWMGARISLTVGVTAALVDLLIGVIIGGIMGYFGGRVDEILNKMTEILYAIPYLLTVILLSVVMGSSMLTIIVALSATGWINMSWILRGQMMQLKNQEYVLAARVMGAGGFRIMLRHLIPNSLGPIIVTVTLSVPTAIFTEAFLSFLGLGVQSPAASWGVMINDAMSSWSLFPWQMLFPAGLLTVAMLAFNIFGDELRDAFDPKANKD, from the coding sequence ATGCAGCCGGCAGATATGAGTCGCCAGGTAGCGGACCCGGGGAAATTTGTACGTTTAGGGAGAAAAAGAAATTTGGCGGAGTTGGCAACTCCGCAGGGCCGCTCCGCATGGTATGACGTTTGGCTGCGGATCCGCAGAAGCCGCTCGGCAATGATTTGCCTTGTTATCCTTGTTTTGTTGTTTATATTGGCCATCATTGGCCCGATGCTGACCCCGTTCAACTATTACTCCAATGACTTGAACCATATCAACGAAGCGCCTTCGAGTACGCATTGGTTCGGTACTGATACTCTGGGACGCGATATGTTCGAGCGCACGTGGATGGGAGCGCGCATCTCACTGACCGTCGGAGTGACGGCGGCTTTGGTTGACCTGCTGATCGGTGTGATCATTGGAGGGATAATGGGTTATTTCGGCGGGCGTGTGGATGAGATTCTCAATAAAATGACTGAAATTTTGTATGCCATTCCGTATTTGCTCACAGTCATTTTGCTAAGTGTCGTCATGGGTTCCAGCATGCTGACGATTATCGTGGCTTTGTCGGCGACCGGATGGATCAATATGTCCTGGATCCTGCGGGGTCAAATGATGCAGCTGAAGAACCAGGAGTACGTGCTTGCCGCTCGTGTGATGGGTGCCGGCGGATTCCGCATCATGCTGCGCCATCTCATTCCAAACTCGCTTGGTCCTATTATCGTAACGGTTACCTTATCCGTTCCGACAGCAATATTCACAGAGGCCTTTCTCAGCTTTCTCGGTCTTGGGGTGCAGTCTCCGGCGGCATCCTGGGGTGTCATGATCAATGATGCAATGTCCAGCTGGTCGTTGTTCCCGTGGCAGATGCTGTTTCCGGCAGGACTGCTCACTGTGGCGATGCTGGCGTTTAACATATTCGGCGATGAACTGAGGGACGCATTCGATCCGAAAGCAAATAAAGACTAA
- a CDS encoding ABC transporter permease produces MARFIARKFINILLSLFVLATATFWLMKIVPGNPFLSEKMPVRIRESLMAYYGLNKPIWEQYLVYLNNLIHFNLGTSMKSQYQSVTGIISDSFVYSLQLGIVAIVVSVVVGVGLGMAAAMYHRRLIDKAAIILAVLGISVPNFVIASMLQYFLGVRIPLFAVQGLDGPLDFVLPVISLSALPIAFIARLTRSSMLEVLTADYIRTAKAKGMPGYAIIVRHGLRNGILPVVTYIGPMTANIITGSVVVEEIFGIPGLGKFFTDSVLNRDYTLIMGITLFYAIILMLARFLTDVAYAFIDPRIKLQAREGG; encoded by the coding sequence GTGGCTCGATTTATAGCCCGTAAATTCATTAATATTCTGCTATCCCTCTTTGTGCTTGCCACTGCAACCTTCTGGCTAATGAAGATCGTTCCGGGCAACCCTTTTCTCAGTGAGAAAATGCCTGTCCGAATCCGTGAGAGCCTGATGGCCTACTATGGCCTTAATAAGCCGATCTGGGAGCAGTACTTGGTTTATTTAAACAATCTGATTCATTTCAACCTTGGTACCTCAATGAAAAGCCAATACCAAAGCGTTACGGGCATCATCTCCGACTCGTTCGTGTATTCCCTCCAGCTCGGCATTGTCGCAATCGTCGTTTCGGTTGTTGTTGGTGTAGGGCTCGGCATGGCGGCAGCGATGTATCACCGCAGGCTAATCGATAAAGCGGCCATTATATTGGCCGTTCTCGGTATTTCGGTTCCTAACTTCGTGATCGCTTCCATGCTCCAATATTTTCTAGGGGTGAGAATTCCCTTGTTCGCTGTACAGGGCTTAGACGGCCCGCTCGATTTTGTTCTCCCGGTTATCTCTTTATCGGCACTGCCGATCGCTTTCATCGCCCGGCTGACCCGCTCTTCGATGCTTGAGGTACTGACGGCGGATTATATCCGGACAGCCAAGGCCAAGGGCATGCCGGGATACGCCATTATTGTGCGTCACGGACTGCGAAACGGTATTCTTCCCGTCGTCACCTATATTGGTCCGATGACCGCCAACATTATTACCGGTTCGGTTGTCGTCGAGGAGATCTTCGGAATACCGGGTCTTGGAAAGTTTTTTACCGACAGCGTTCTGAACCGTGATTACACGCTTATTATGGGGATTACCTTGTTCTATGCGATCATTCTGATGCTGGCCCGTTTCCTGACCGATGTGGCGTATGCGTTCATTGATCCGAGAATTAAGCTTCAGGCCCGTGAAGGAGGTTGA
- a CDS encoding peptide ABC transporter substrate-binding protein → MNITAEPPSLDPAQMQDQVSSTVMTGLFEGLTRLDDKGAVVPAIADKWEISDGGKKYIFHIRKDAKWSNGDPVTAHDFEYSWKRTLDPALTPPAPYAYQLYYIKNAQNYNIEKGNSKHISDPNMVGVKATDDNTLEVELENPTPYFLSLTSFYTYYPVHKSVKDNPAWASEAKTMISDGPFKMASWKHNASIELDRNPYYYDKAQIKLDKVEFSMIKDANTELSMYQRGDLDWAGKPVGLIPTEQLAKFIADKDPELHVKGVASTYYYLFNNTKKPFNNVKVRKALAMAIDRKALVEKVTKGGETPAYGFVPPGIHGVNGDYRSEVPDTYFKEDIPEAKKLLAEGLAEEGMKSMPSVTLTFNEGLHQQVAEAIADMWKTNLGFTVKTETQEWAVFLQNRTSLNYDIARAGWGADYNDPMTFIDLFTSTSGNNDAGFKNPQYDALVKEAYSTNDQKARVEAMSKAEKILIQDDMVIMPLYYYTSDELIKPYVKNVLIDYKGDIDYTRAYIEKK, encoded by the coding sequence ATGAATATCACGGCGGAACCCCCTTCGCTTGATCCCGCTCAAATGCAGGATCAGGTTTCTTCCACGGTTATGACCGGATTGTTCGAAGGTTTAACCAGGCTTGACGATAAGGGAGCTGTCGTTCCGGCGATTGCCGACAAATGGGAAATCTCTGATGGGGGCAAGAAATATATCTTCCACATTCGCAAGGATGCCAAATGGTCGAATGGCGACCCAGTCACGGCACACGATTTTGAATACTCCTGGAAACGAACTCTGGATCCGGCGCTAACACCTCCCGCTCCTTACGCATACCAGCTGTATTACATAAAGAATGCGCAGAACTATAACATTGAGAAAGGAAACTCCAAGCACATCTCCGACCCCAATATGGTTGGCGTTAAGGCGACCGATGACAATACGCTTGAAGTCGAGCTGGAAAACCCGACTCCTTATTTCCTCAGTCTGACGTCATTCTACACCTATTATCCCGTTCACAAGTCGGTGAAAGACAATCCGGCTTGGGCTTCGGAAGCGAAGACGATGATATCAGACGGCCCATTCAAAATGGCTTCATGGAAGCATAATGCCAGCATTGAGCTCGACCGCAATCCGTACTACTATGATAAGGCTCAAATTAAGCTCGACAAAGTGGAATTTTCCATGATCAAGGATGCGAATACGGAACTGAGCATGTATCAGAGAGGGGATCTGGATTGGGCCGGCAAACCTGTCGGGCTGATACCGACCGAGCAGCTCGCGAAGTTTATTGCAGATAAAGATCCTGAGCTCCATGTCAAAGGGGTTGCCAGCACGTACTATTACTTATTCAACAATACCAAGAAGCCGTTCAATAACGTGAAAGTGCGCAAGGCGCTGGCTATGGCCATCGACCGGAAAGCTCTCGTAGAGAAGGTGACCAAAGGCGGTGAGACTCCGGCTTACGGCTTTGTACCGCCTGGTATTCACGGCGTGAATGGAGACTACCGCTCCGAGGTGCCGGATACGTACTTTAAGGAAGATATCCCGGAGGCCAAGAAGCTGCTTGCCGAAGGGCTTGCGGAAGAGGGTATGAAGTCTATGCCGTCGGTGACGCTAACGTTCAATGAAGGGCTTCATCAGCAAGTCGCGGAAGCCATTGCGGATATGTGGAAGACGAATCTCGGCTTCACTGTGAAGACGGAAACCCAGGAGTGGGCGGTATTCCTGCAGAACCGGACGAGCCTGAACTACGACATAGCCCGCGCCGGCTGGGGGGCCGACTATAATGACCCGATGACCTTTATCGATTTGTTCACCTCCACAAGCGGAAACAACGACGCAGGCTTTAAGAATCCGCAGTACGATGCGCTTGTCAAAGAGGCCTATTCGACCAACGACCAGAAAGCGCGCGTCGAAGCGATGAGTAAAGCCGAGAAGATTCTCATCCAAGACGACATGGTGATTATGCCGCTTTATTATTATACCAGCGATGAATTGATTAAACCTTATGTTAAAAATGTACTGATCGACTATAAAGGCGACATTGACTACACCCGGGCTTACATCGAGAAAAAATAG
- a CDS encoding DUF1304 domain-containing protein, with amino-acid sequence MISLILVGLVAAEHIYILVLEMFMWTTPRVIKTFGTTKEFAEASKSLAANQGLYNGFLAAGLVWGMVHPDPAIGRQIEIFFLICVLVAAVYGGATAKKSILLMQGLPALIALSAVVWTSPTI; translated from the coding sequence TTGATCAGTCTAATTTTAGTCGGTCTCGTTGCGGCGGAGCACATCTACATCCTCGTCTTGGAAATGTTTATGTGGACCACTCCAAGGGTGATAAAGACGTTCGGGACAACGAAGGAATTTGCGGAAGCTTCCAAATCGCTCGCGGCCAATCAGGGGCTCTATAACGGTTTTCTGGCAGCAGGTTTAGTGTGGGGTATGGTTCATCCGGATCCGGCGATAGGCCGTCAGATCGAAATTTTCTTCTTGATATGTGTTTTGGTTGCAGCCGTGTACGGCGGGGCGACTGCGAAGAAGTCTATATTATTGATGCAGGGACTGCCTGCGCTGATCGCTCTGTCAGCGGTGGTATGGACATCCCCAACCATATAA
- a CDS encoding HupE/UreJ family protein: protein MFRQLKLTDGKIAFSILAVIVILGIAAPSAQAHMSTTGYSEISIAGNKLKYQLYLDPGEVGQWIDSRSDGVFVIEGASNSKSASGEQVTWTEEELLPLIEYSLAVENNGVETTPTIDDISIKERAERPYLFMNLEYEFSEPIETYKIDYHFFFDDLDPLHQNITIIRSGEAAVNTVFHKDHRVASDRISMLAANKVTMPVWAATMVEYTKLGVGHIWTGIDHLLFIIALVLLKQRKRDYLKILTAFTVGHSVTIALSALDIVNIPTNIIEPVIALSITYVAVENIWIKKLEWRWIVALLFGLIHGFGFAQVLRGALGDQYLLSLFSFNLGVETGQIAVLAVLLPLLVLAGSLRWYRAATYSISSLIAIVGFYWFVERIG, encoded by the coding sequence ATGTTCAGACAGCTGAAACTTACAGACGGTAAAATCGCTTTCTCAATATTAGCAGTTATCGTTATTCTCGGAATAGCCGCTCCGTCGGCGCAAGCCCATATGTCTACGACCGGCTACTCGGAAATTTCCATTGCCGGCAATAAGCTTAAATATCAGCTTTACCTGGATCCTGGTGAAGTCGGACAGTGGATTGACTCCCGGTCTGACGGCGTATTTGTGATCGAGGGGGCTTCCAATTCAAAAAGCGCATCCGGTGAACAAGTGACATGGACGGAGGAGGAATTACTGCCTTTAATCGAATACTCGCTTGCGGTGGAAAACAATGGTGTAGAAACCACACCGACGATTGATGATATATCCATCAAAGAAAGGGCGGAGCGCCCCTATTTGTTCATGAATTTGGAATACGAGTTTTCTGAGCCCATCGAGACGTATAAAATCGACTATCATTTCTTTTTTGATGATTTGGATCCGCTCCATCAGAATATAACGATTATCCGTTCGGGAGAAGCAGCGGTTAATACCGTTTTTCATAAAGACCATCGTGTCGCATCCGACCGGATTAGTATGCTTGCGGCCAACAAAGTTACGATGCCAGTATGGGCAGCGACCATGGTCGAATATACGAAACTGGGCGTCGGGCATATTTGGACAGGCATTGATCATTTGCTGTTCATTATCGCGCTTGTATTATTAAAGCAGCGAAAGAGGGACTATCTTAAAATATTAACGGCGTTTACGGTTGGTCATAGCGTAACGATTGCTCTTTCGGCGCTGGATATTGTTAACATACCGACCAATATTATTGAACCGGTCATTGCTCTTAGTATCACGTATGTCGCTGTGGAAAATATATGGATAAAGAAGCTGGAATGGAGATGGATCGTCGCACTGCTATTCGGTTTGATTCATGGATTCGGCTTTGCGCAGGTGTTAAGAGGTGCCCTCGGAGATCAGTATCTGCTCTCCCTGTTCTCCTTTAACTTGGGAGTAGAGACCGGGCAGATTGCGGTGCTTGCCGTTTTGCTGCCGCTTCTCGTGCTTGCGGGGAGCTTACGCTGGTATCGTGCAGCAACATACAGCATATCAAGCCTGATTGCCATAGTTGGATTCTATTGGTTTGTAGAGCGAATTGGTTAA